In the genome of Parafrankia discariae, the window CGGCATCACCAACCCGGACGGCGCCCTCTACCCCTCCGCCCGCGACCTGCCGTCGCTGGGGCGCGGCATCGGCCACGCCCTGTTCGGCTGGTGCTGGCCGACGAACCCGTGGACGGCGTCCTACCGCCGCGAGCGCGGGGCCCCGCGGGAGATGACGGCCGGCTGGCTCTCCGGTTCCTGCCAGCTGCTGCGCCGGGAGGTCTTCGAGGGCGTCGGCGGCTTCGACGAGTCGTACTTCATGTTCATGGAGGACGTCGACCTGGGCCGGCGTATCGGGCTGGCCGACCGGCAGCTCGTCTACGTCCCGTCGGCGGTCGTCGAGCACCTCGGCGGGCACTCGACGAAGCGGTCGTCGCGGAAGATGGTGCTCGCCCACCACCGGAGCATGATCCGCTACCTGTGGCGGCAGTACGACCGGCCGGCCCAGCTGCCGCTGCGGGTGGCGCTCACCGTCGGCCTGGGTGCCCGGCTGCTGCTGACCCTGGCGTTCGCCCGCGACAGCGCCGGCGCGCGCGCGACCCGCTCCGCCGAACTGCTCACCTCCGCCCGCAAGCCACGCTGAGGCCGCGGTCGCGGCCGGCTCCCGCGGGACCGCCGCGGGGCCCCGCGGCCTCCGTGACCCCCGCGGGACATGAACGCCGGCCCGACGATGTGTGTCCAGCCTGTGGCCTCTCGTTGAGCATGGGGGTCACCCGGCCGGGCACACGCAACCGACTCGGACGTGCTCTGCGACACTGACGCCCCATGGACGCAGTGATGCTGGTCGGCGGGCAGGGAACCCGTCTCCGCCCGTTGACGATGTCGGCACCGAAGCCGATGTTGCCGGTCGCCGGCGTGCCGGTGACGGCCCACATGCTCGCCCGGGCCCGCGACGCGGGGATCACCCGGGTGGTCCTCGCCACCTCGTACCGGGCCGAGGTCTTCGAGGAGTACTTCGGCGACGGTTCCGGGCACGGCCTCGAACTCGAATACGTCACCGAGACCGAGCCGCTGGGCACCGGTGGCGCCATCCGTAACGTCGCCAGCCGGCTGCGCTCCGGCGCCGACGAGCCGGTGGTCATCTTCAACGGCGACATTCTCTCCGGCCTCGACATCGGCGCCCTCGTCGAGCGGCACACCACCGCCGACGCGGCCGTCACCCTCCACCTCACCAGGGTCGACGACCCGCGTGCCTTCGGTGTCGTCCCGACCGACCCGGCGGGCCGGGTCACCGCCTTCCTCGAGAAGACCCCCGATCCCCCCACCAACCTCATCAACGCCGGCTGCTACGTCTTCCGCCGCTCGGTGATCGACACCATTCCCGCCGGACGTCCGGTCTCGGTCGAACGGGAGACCTTCCCCTCCCTGCTCACCGGCGGGGTGCCGGTGGTCGGCTACCCGGACGACACCTACTGGCTCGACCTCGGGACGCCGGCGGCGTTCGTCCTCGGCTCGCGGGACCTCGTCACCGGGCGGATGCCGTCCTCGGCGCTGCCCGGGCCGATCGGGGACCGCCTCGTGCTGCCCGGGTCCACGGTGGCCACCGACGCGAAGATCGGCGGTGGCTCGACGATCGGCGCGGGCGCCTCGGTCGGCACCGGCGCGCGCATCGACGGCTCGGTGCTGTTCGACCGGGCGTCCGTGGGCGCGGGCGCGTACGTGCGCGACAGCGTCGTCGGCCGCGAGGCCGTGATCGGCAACGGGGTGGTGCTCGAGAACGTCGTCATCGGCGACGGCGCCGTCATCGAGCCGGGCAACGAGCTGCGCGCCGGGGCCCGGGTGTTCCCGGGCGCGGTGCTCGGCGCCGGCGCCGTCCGGTTCAGCTCCGACCGAGCCTGACGGCCCGGCCGGCCGACCAGGCGAGCTCCACGCACACCTGGCCGTCGTCGACGTCCGCGCTGACCGAGAGCACCCCGCCACCGGCGGTCCCCTCGGTCGGCGCGCTCTCCTCGGCCGCCTGGGTCACCGCGGCGAGCTCGGTCACCGTGGCCAGCGCGGCGGGCTCCGGCGGGGCGGAGGCCGGGTAGGTCAGGAAGAGCCGGCCGTCCCCCTCGTCGCAGAGCAGGGTGAGGACGGCGTGCCCCGCCCCCGCCGCCGGGATGGCGCGCAGCAGTCCGGGCAGCACGGCGGCGAGCCGCTCCCGCGCCCGCGCGGGAATCCGCGGCGCCTCGCCGGCCACCCGCACCTCAAGGTCCAGCCCGCGGGCCCGCGCCTCGAAGACGGGCTCGGCGAGACTGCCCAGCGCCCCGGTCGCACCCGTGACCAGCGCCCGCCGGACGGCAGTCGCGTGCCGGCCGCACCGCTCGCGCACCGCCGGGTCGCCGGGGTCGAGCAGCCCGTCGGCGACCGCCTCCAGCAGCGGCAGGACCTCCCGCTCGACTGTCGCGAGGCCGCGGGCCCGGTCCTGGCGGATCGCGGCCGCGGACCGCGCGGCCGCGGCCTGCCCGGTCTCCGCCGCCACGGCGCGGGCGACCTGGTCCGCGGTGCGCCGCAGCAGCGGGCCGCCCATCGACACCATGACCTGCATGGCGATCTGGCCGTTCGTCGCGGTCAGCAGCTGGGCGAGCGCGAGCGGGCCGGTGCCCGCGCCCCGGAGCACGAGCAGGTCGAGCACCGTCACGGTGGCGGCGATCGCCACGATCCACTCGACGAACAACCGGGACACCGCCAGCAACGCCAGCAGCAGCGGCAGGATGAGGACCGGCCAGGTGCTGATCCTGCTCGGCGGCCCGCCCGTTCCCGCGGCGGCGTCGGCGTG includes:
- a CDS encoding glycosyltransferase gives rise to the protein MDKPEIRVIVVTFRSGEVIGTFLDSLTKSTTRPYEVVVVDNSPQVDVGTRAAGERPEVTLLRPGRNLGYGTAANRGAAGAGAPWLVVANADIAFGPGSLDELIAAADRWPGGGAFGPGITNPDGALYPSARDLPSLGRGIGHALFGWCWPTNPWTASYRRERGAPREMTAGWLSGSCQLLRREVFEGVGGFDESYFMFMEDVDLGRRIGLADRQLVYVPSAVVEHLGGHSTKRSSRKMVLAHHRSMIRYLWRQYDRPAQLPLRVALTVGLGARLLLTLAFARDSAGARATRSAELLTSARKPR
- the manB gene encoding mannose-1-phosphate guanylyltransferase; its protein translation is MDAVMLVGGQGTRLRPLTMSAPKPMLPVAGVPVTAHMLARARDAGITRVVLATSYRAEVFEEYFGDGSGHGLELEYVTETEPLGTGGAIRNVASRLRSGADEPVVIFNGDILSGLDIGALVERHTTADAAVTLHLTRVDDPRAFGVVPTDPAGRVTAFLEKTPDPPTNLINAGCYVFRRSVIDTIPAGRPVSVERETFPSLLTGGVPVVGYPDDTYWLDLGTPAAFVLGSRDLVTGRMPSSALPGPIGDRLVLPGSTVATDAKIGGGSTIGAGASVGTGARIDGSVLFDRASVGAGAYVRDSVVGREAVIGNGVVLENVVIGDGAVIEPGNELRAGARVFPGAVLGAGAVRFSSDRA